From Triticum urartu cultivar G1812 chromosome 2, Tu2.1, whole genome shotgun sequence, a single genomic window includes:
- the LOC125534666 gene encoding aspartyl protease AED1-like: protein MASPLFLCILLVVFGSYLSTISAVGNGKQSFVVVSTRSFQTQDVCSTSRSTVAPRPNGAAVPLVHRHGPCAKSPSTDKPSSFVEALRRSRVRADYVMSTMQMQDQEEGEVSIPAHLGTFVDSQEYVVTLGLGTPAVEQVLLLDTGSDLSWVQCAPCNSSDCYLQKDPLFDPRKSSTYAPIPCGSDVCKILQSDHHLNNGCSMNGNGTQSQCGYRVEYGGGSKTSGVYSNEALTLAPGVIIKDFHFGCGYKQGGPNDKFDGLLGLGRAPESLPVQTSALYGGSFSHCLPSVSSGTGFLALGAPSNTSGFSFTPMTHFMDDATSYLVKLTGISVGGKQLRIPRKVFEGGLIVDCGNIISHLPTTPYAKLQSAFRGAMAAYPLIPSDDGDTCYNFTGYSNVTVPKVALTFTGGVTVDLDVPNGLLLDGCLAFAESGPDDYVGFLGNVQMRTLEMLYDVWGGRLGFRAAAC, encoded by the exons ATGGCTTCTCCCTTGTTCTTGTGCATCCTCCTGGTCGTATTTGGCAGCTACCTTTCCACCATTTCTGCTGTAGGCAACGGTAAGCAAAGCTTCGTTGTGGTGTCAACCAGGTCATTTCAGACACAAGATGTTTGCTCCACCTCCAGATCCACAG TGGCGCCGCGGCCAAACGGCGCCGCTGTGCCGCTGGTGCACAGGCACGGACCCTGCGCCAAGTCGCCGTCCACCGACAAGCCATCATCTTTCGTCGAGGCGCTTCGCAGAAGCCGCGTCCGCGCAGACTACGTCATGAGCACCATGCAGATGCAGGACCAGGAGGAGGGCGAGGTAAGCATCCCGGCGCATCTGGGCACCTTCGTGGACTCGCAGGAGTACGTGGTGACGTTGGGTCTGGGCACGCCGGCCGTGGAGCAGGTCCTCCTCCTGGACACCGGCAGCGACTTGTCGTGGGTGCAGTGCGCGCCATGCAACTCCAGCGACTGCTACCTTCAGAAGGATCCCTTATTCGACCCGCGCAAGTCCTCCACCTATGCTCCCATTCCCTGCGGCTCTGACGTCTGCAAGATCCTCCAGTCCGATCACCACTTGAACAATGGCTGCAGCATGAACGGCAATGGCACCCAGTCCCAGTGCGGGTATCGAGTCGAGTACGGAGGAGGGTCAAAGACCAGCGGCGTGTACAGCAACGAGGCGCTCACGTTGGCGCCCGGCGTCATCATCAAGGACTTCCATTTCGGCTGCGGGTACAAGCAGGGTGGCCCCAACGACAAGTTCGACGGCCTGCTCGGGCTTGGCCGCGCGCCCGAGTCGCTCCCGGTTCAGACCTCCGCGCTCTACGGCGGCTCTTTCTCCCACTGTCTCCCGTCGGTGAGCAGCGGCACCGGGTTCCTCGCCCTCGGCGCGCCCAGCAACACCTCGGGCTTCTCGTTCACGCCCATGACCCACTTCATGGATGATGCCACCTCCTACCTGGTGAAGCTCACCGGCATCAGCGTTGGCGGGAAGCAGCTCCGCATCCCACGAAAGGTGTTCGAGGGGGGCCTGATCGTGGACTGCGGCAATATCATCTCACATCTGCCAACGACGCCCTACGCGAAACTGCAGTCCGCGTTCCGGGGGGCCATGGCGGCTTACCCGCTCATCCCGAGCGACGACGGCGACACATGCTACAACTTCACCGGATACAGCAACGTCACCGTGCCCAAGGTCGCTCTCACCTTCACCGGCGGTGTCACGGTTGACCTCGATGTCCCCAACGGGCTTCTGTTGGATGGTTGTCTGGCCTTCGCCGAGTCCGGGCCAGATGATTATGTCGGGTTCCTCGGCAATGTCCAAATGAGAACGTTGGAGATGCTGTACGACGTTTGGGGTGGTAGACTCGGATTCCGGGCAGCTGCCTGCTGA